One part of the Oceanihabitans sp. IOP_32 genome encodes these proteins:
- a CDS encoding DUF4132 domain-containing protein yields MISKKQVDAILKDKMKLDFKNETFSDFSKSYEILGKLLVGKLPKYRDTTPIINFYEEAFGKDYKTSPWASDEGLKLAQLLFGKQRAPYIQNMWALLLQLPFQSGYNRRPFRMAVNSQHITKAINQLRSFVNTSYYGFADCNLTEQAQLTGYYQNMGNAYFFAVVLKEGNPELQSIISDIIKGEDEVAGAVSRDIIKALLLTNKKENWQMVEGLLLAAQRQEGLRQTILESLDETSIGALRYLMNTILEHDLMRFSSVVRAVDTWFGFGWDAPKKATIKRTLELAASFMDNPENVDDALNSKDHLEAYVALWTLGLHNVTQANNKAFTLVFGDHTSKEKKLLALFFIYETMRTKHKLTPYMMEHWGKDVELDYWFLLNAPTFEWTDEFFHKVKATADALPADGKRFGGGVFEWKTYQITPYYFYNYLIRYGKEEQMILLAQDLAKLPSHAREAFIRKIFPRHYTYSLSRNYYQNKQPDIPKLNFEKNAWQRVLLRQAVTDRNSAVMATGLKAFDYMDLGAEELDVLEALLARKGKDLRKHTIELIIKQPESTLKSTTKNLVGSKKLEQRLAGLEILTVLDEAQKYPEFVTAQVSNYQERQNLNKNEEVFLAKFSKQQTSEYTFANGFGVIDYAKMTPLITPKNKFENKKGVFDFIKSKTNFRLKGIVDEKKMGTEINKLMALYEEHRNYEYQYEGYQGATETILLGNGIHTKTRLTKNFTHQEYLNDLPLAEVWKTWYAESKLNDFEVFYALFYMNAYGDPFGRYGEMADFIKTYYPEKKWVSDDVNMGYNSKNRQLAIVLSALNNVYRDEMMLINFKVDVFEDMIANCPEEFKSRHLKREKFQYLNDLIWTDMINDSFFGIYTHEIETVMAQDINLAKRYYDLSFYLFAQRLGFPNLITTIKSVTETKNTDMRLRPPNMDLSLSLFEKGVLPEENLMFQAFYQPDLLRLLNGGISYRTRRYKDKTFTTRSIPALKTNLLKVEVERGDLPTEASAYIGNLVKVEGVHYVFEILERLGKENLDRGYSYDNTSKKVNFSTILSISTPSETDTYEVFAAGIKASKITKKRLVEVACYATQWAEWIGRYLKIDDLEDAIWWFHAHASDYMSAHKETIIARYSNIDKSDFAKGAIDIDWFNRVYSSLGKANWKLLHDGAKYISRGNGHRQVKLYSGVMLGEVKITETLKKIKDKRDKDYLRALGLVPLSKANAEKDLLNRYNLIQNFIKESKKFGAQRQESEKIASEIALDNLSRNAGFEDRIRFGWAMEGKATEKIMENDTVQFEDVTVKLVVDDYGKADIKVFKGEKTQKTIPAKYKKDKKIIALKNSKSYLSKQYSRTRLSLENAMIREDVFELKELDQIMQHPVVKAMLSKLVLFNPETKASGFYKAGVLVNAEGQSHALSPSDGLVIAHPSHLYQAVQWDLYQKYLFENRMVQPFKQVFRELYVITEDERERSFRSERYQGHQIQPKKTVALLRSRGWTVNREEGLQKVYHKKGFMVTMYAMADWFSPADVEAPTLEYICFHSLIDYKPLPMTEIPPVIFSEVMRDIDLVVSVAHVGGVDPEASHSTMEMRAVLARESARLFKLDNVEVKQRHIIIKGKLAEYSIHLGSANVSKGGLALNIIAIQSQHRGRVFLPFVDDDPKTAELISKMKLLAEDHKIQDPTVLGQINKA; encoded by the coding sequence ATGATCTCAAAAAAACAAGTTGATGCCATTTTAAAGGACAAAATGAAACTAGATTTTAAAAACGAAACTTTTAGTGATTTCTCAAAGTCTTATGAGATTTTGGGAAAATTATTAGTGGGTAAACTACCAAAATACAGAGACACAACGCCAATTATTAATTTTTATGAAGAGGCTTTTGGTAAAGATTATAAAACAAGCCCATGGGCAAGTGATGAAGGGTTAAAGTTGGCACAATTGCTTTTTGGAAAACAACGGGCGCCTTATATTCAAAACATGTGGGCGCTACTTTTACAATTGCCTTTTCAGTCTGGTTATAATAGGCGCCCTTTTCGAATGGCTGTAAATAGCCAACACATTACTAAAGCTATAAACCAATTGCGCAGTTTTGTAAATACCAGCTACTATGGTTTTGCCGATTGTAATTTAACAGAGCAGGCACAATTAACTGGTTATTACCAAAATATGGGGAATGCCTACTTTTTTGCTGTGGTTTTAAAGGAAGGTAATCCAGAACTACAAAGCATCATTTCAGATATTATTAAAGGTGAAGATGAGGTGGCAGGTGCCGTGTCTAGAGATATTATAAAAGCCTTGTTGCTCACAAATAAAAAGGAAAATTGGCAAATGGTAGAAGGTCTTTTATTGGCAGCACAACGTCAAGAAGGCCTGCGTCAAACCATATTAGAAAGCTTAGACGAAACCAGTATTGGTGCCCTGCGTTATTTAATGAATACCATTTTAGAGCATGATTTAATGCGTTTTAGTAGCGTAGTAAGAGCGGTAGATACGTGGTTTGGCTTTGGCTGGGATGCTCCTAAAAAAGCAACTATAAAAAGAACCTTAGAGCTGGCAGCCAGCTTTATGGACAATCCCGAAAACGTTGACGATGCCCTAAACAGTAAAGATCATCTAGAGGCCTATGTGGCTTTATGGACTTTAGGGCTTCACAATGTGACCCAAGCCAATAACAAAGCGTTTACTTTGGTGTTTGGTGATCACACAAGCAAAGAGAAAAAATTATTAGCCTTGTTCTTTATTTATGAAACCATGAGGACCAAGCATAAACTTACGCCTTATATGATGGAGCATTGGGGCAAAGATGTAGAACTAGATTATTGGTTTTTGTTAAATGCGCCTACTTTTGAATGGACTGATGAGTTCTTCCATAAAGTAAAAGCTACCGCCGATGCTTTACCTGCAGATGGAAAAAGATTTGGTGGTGGTGTTTTTGAATGGAAAACCTATCAAATTACACCATATTATTTTTATAATTATTTGATTAGGTATGGCAAAGAAGAACAAATGATACTTTTGGCTCAAGATTTAGCAAAATTACCAAGCCATGCTAGAGAGGCGTTTATTCGAAAAATTTTTCCAAGGCATTACACGTATTCTTTATCCAGAAACTATTACCAAAACAAGCAACCAGACATTCCAAAACTTAATTTTGAAAAAAATGCTTGGCAGCGTGTTTTGTTGCGCCAGGCGGTTACCGATAGAAACAGCGCTGTGATGGCAACAGGTCTTAAAGCTTTTGATTACATGGATTTAGGTGCCGAAGAACTCGATGTCTTAGAGGCCCTTTTAGCAAGAAAAGGTAAAGACTTGAGAAAGCACACCATAGAATTAATAATAAAACAACCAGAAAGCACCTTAAAATCCACTACTAAAAATTTGGTAGGTTCTAAAAAACTGGAGCAACGCCTGGCAGGTCTAGAAATTTTAACCGTTTTAGACGAAGCACAAAAATACCCTGAATTTGTGACAGCTCAGGTGTCTAATTACCAAGAACGCCAAAACTTAAACAAAAACGAAGAGGTTTTTTTAGCTAAATTCTCTAAACAACAGACTAGCGAATACACCTTTGCCAACGGTTTCGGGGTAATTGATTACGCTAAAATGACGCCTCTAATAACACCCAAAAATAAATTTGAAAATAAAAAAGGTGTGTTTGATTTTATAAAATCTAAAACAAACTTTCGTCTTAAAGGTATTGTTGATGAAAAGAAAATGGGTACCGAAATTAATAAATTGATGGCACTTTATGAAGAACATCGAAATTATGAATACCAGTACGAGGGTTACCAAGGCGCAACTGAAACCATTTTATTGGGTAACGGAATACACACAAAAACAAGACTTACTAAAAATTTTACTCATCAAGAGTACTTGAACGATTTACCCTTAGCCGAAGTGTGGAAAACATGGTATGCCGAAAGTAAATTAAACGATTTTGAAGTCTTTTATGCCTTGTTTTACATGAATGCCTACGGAGATCCCTTTGGTCGTTACGGTGAAATGGCAGATTTTATAAAAACCTATTACCCTGAAAAAAAATGGGTTAGTGATGATGTTAATATGGGCTACAATAGCAAAAACAGGCAACTTGCCATTGTGTTATCGGCTTTGAATAATGTATATCGTGACGAGATGATGCTTATTAATTTTAAAGTGGATGTATTTGAAGACATGATAGCCAATTGTCCCGAAGAATTTAAAAGCCGACATTTAAAACGTGAGAAATTTCAATATCTGAACGACTTGATCTGGACAGATATGATTAACGATAGTTTTTTTGGTATTTATACTCACGAAATTGAAACGGTAATGGCGCAAGACATTAATCTTGCAAAACGGTATTACGATTTAAGTTTTTATCTGTTTGCTCAGCGTTTAGGATTTCCAAATCTAATAACAACTATTAAATCCGTAACAGAGACAAAAAATACCGATATGCGCCTGCGCCCTCCAAACATGGATTTAAGCCTCAGTTTATTTGAAAAAGGGGTGTTGCCAGAAGAAAATCTAATGTTTCAAGCCTTTTATCAACCCGATTTATTGCGTTTGCTTAATGGTGGCATAAGTTATAGGACAAGAAGGTATAAAGACAAAACTTTTACAACCCGTAGTATTCCAGCTTTAAAAACCAATTTATTAAAAGTAGAAGTTGAACGTGGTGATTTGCCTACCGAGGCTTCAGCGTACATTGGCAACTTGGTAAAGGTTGAAGGCGTACATTATGTTTTTGAAATTCTAGAACGCTTAGGCAAAGAAAATCTAGACAGAGGCTACAGTTATGATAACACGAGTAAAAAAGTAAATTTTAGTACCATATTAAGCATAAGTACACCTTCAGAAACCGATACCTATGAAGTTTTTGCAGCGGGAATAAAAGCTTCTAAAATCACCAAAAAACGCTTAGTAGAAGTTGCATGTTACGCTACACAATGGGCAGAGTGGATTGGACGCTACCTTAAAATTGACGATTTAGAGGATGCCATTTGGTGGTTTCACGCCCACGCCTCAGATTATATGTCGGCTCATAAAGAAACCATTATTGCACGTTATTCCAACATTGATAAGAGTGATTTTGCAAAAGGCGCTATCGATATTGATTGGTTTAATCGGGTGTATTCCAGCTTAGGTAAGGCTAACTGGAAACTGTTGCACGACGGCGCCAAATACATTTCTCGTGGCAATGGGCACAGGCAGGTAAAACTTTACTCTGGTGTAATGTTGGGTGAAGTTAAAATTACAGAAACCCTAAAAAAAATAAAGGATAAGCGGGATAAAGATTATCTAAGAGCTTTAGGATTGGTTCCTTTAAGTAAAGCTAATGCCGAAAAAGATTTGCTAAACCGTTATAATCTCATTCAAAACTTCATTAAAGAGAGTAAGAAATTTGGCGCGCAACGTCAAGAGAGTGAGAAGATTGCTTCAGAAATTGCACTAGACAACCTTTCTAGAAATGCTGGCTTTGAAGACCGCATTAGGTTTGGTTGGGCCATGGAAGGCAAAGCGACTGAGAAAATTATGGAAAACGACACCGTGCAATTTGAAGATGTTACTGTAAAATTGGTGGTTGATGATTACGGAAAGGCAGACATAAAAGTATTTAAGGGTGAAAAAACTCAAAAAACGATTCCTGCAAAATATAAAAAAGACAAAAAAATCATAGCACTTAAAAACAGTAAGAGTTATTTGTCTAAGCAATATTCTAGAACGCGCTTGTCTCTTGAAAACGCCATGATTCGTGAAGATGTTTTCGAACTTAAAGAGCTGGATCAAATTATGCAGCACCCCGTGGTGAAAGCCATGTTAAGTAAATTGGTGCTTTTTAATCCAGAAACTAAGGCTTCAGGGTTTTACAAAGCGGGTGTTTTGGTTAATGCTGAAGGTCAATCGCATGCGCTAAGTCCGTCCGATGGATTGGTAATTGCCCATCCTTCTCATTTATACCAAGCCGTACAATGGGATTTATATCAAAAATACCTGTTCGAAAACAGAATGGTTCAGCCTTTTAAACAAGTGTTCAGGGAGTTGTATGTAATTACTGAAGATGAACGCGAGCGCAGTTTCCGGTCAGAGCGTTATCAAGGGCATCAAATTCAGCCTAAAAAAACCGTTGCTTTATTACGTAGCAGAGGTTGGACGGTAAACCGCGAAGAAGGCCTGCAAAAAGTATATCATAAAAAAGGATTTATGGTGACTATGTATGCTATGGCCGATTGGTTTTCTCCTGCCGATGTGGAAGCACCCACTTTAGAATACATTTGTTTTCATTCCTTAATAGATTACAAACCTTTACCAATGACCGAAATACCACCTGTAATTTTTAGCGAGGTGATGCGGGATATCGATTTGGTGGTAAGCGTGGCTCATGTGGGTGGTGTGGACCCAGAGGCCAGTCATAGTACTATGGAAATGCGAGCCGTGTTGGCCCGAGAATCGGCACGTTTGTTTAAGTTGGATAATGTTGAGGTAAAGCAACGTCACATCATCATAAAAGGAAAGCTGGCAGAATACAGTATCCATCTAGGCAGTGCCAATGTGAGCAAAGGCGGTTTGGCACTAAATATTATAGCCATACAAAGTCAGCATCGAGGCCGTGTGTTTTTACCTTTTGTAGATGACGACCCAAAAACAGCAGAACTTATTTCTAAAATGAAACTCTTAGCCGAAGACCATAAAATTCAAGACCCAACAGTCTTGGGACAGATAAATAAAGCCTAA
- a CDS encoding phosphatase PAP2 family protein, whose protein sequence is MNFSIKNHLNYQPSKPYFIFFLVVSIFFSNVLHTQTKNKIEKDRTTLWNDFTYDMGTIFSGVGYTYSRPLYWQGNDFLKLGGVVASTIGISLLDENISTKLRSHKDNVPKELLDYGWYAGSPQNNYGVTGAVYLTGLFTRNEKLRRTGVLLISSATATGFLQQLTKSAAGRARPSAGFGNHHFKPLGGDPKYRSFPSGHAVLTFTNAHVIAKQFKSWWLKAPIYSVGLIPGISRIYADAHWASDVFLSWATSYFVVEAIDMYLNKKYKEKYNNSPNKIISFNFTFSGNTLGAVLSF, encoded by the coding sequence ATGAATTTCAGCATTAAAAACCATCTAAATTATCAACCTTCAAAACCATATTTCATATTTTTTTTAGTAGTATCTATATTTTTTAGTAATGTATTACATACGCAAACCAAAAATAAAATTGAAAAAGATAGGACTACTTTATGGAATGATTTTACTTACGATATGGGAACGATATTTTCAGGAGTTGGTTATACTTATTCAAGACCATTGTATTGGCAAGGTAACGACTTCTTAAAATTGGGTGGTGTGGTAGCATCCACCATAGGAATTAGCTTACTAGACGAAAATATTTCAACAAAATTGAGAAGTCACAAAGATAACGTACCAAAAGAATTATTAGACTATGGATGGTATGCAGGTAGCCCACAAAATAATTATGGTGTTACTGGTGCTGTATATTTAACTGGTCTATTTACCAGAAATGAAAAGCTACGACGCACTGGTGTTTTACTCATTTCTTCTGCTACAGCCACAGGTTTTTTACAGCAACTCACTAAATCTGCTGCTGGTAGAGCCAGACCGAGTGCAGGATTTGGAAATCATCATTTTAAACCTTTAGGTGGTGATCCAAAATACAGATCTTTCCCTTCAGGTCATGCTGTACTCACCTTTACAAATGCTCACGTTATAGCAAAACAATTTAAGAGCTGGTGGTTAAAGGCTCCAATCTATAGTGTTGGACTTATTCCAGGTATCTCAAGAATCTATGCCGATGCCCATTGGGCGAGCGATGTTTTCTTAAGTTGGGCTACGAGTTATTTTGTTGTGGAAGCCATAGACATGTATCTCAATAAAAAGTATAAGGAAAAGTACAATAATAGTCCTAACAAAATAATTAGTTTCAATTTTACATTTTCAGGAAATACGTTAGGGGCAGTACTATCCTTTTAA
- a CDS encoding DUF1963 domain-containing protein, producing MKTITTNAFSVALPNGFQVLEQTKIGLRAENSHKNCKIQHLHLEVRLFKLEDLQSDSYKGSTLQKKWEDWCLSRHYKSELLSFEETPFKGFKTYIVHAHTDAPWNNIHFKLQYFQVAVFLDDTFFLEFKTVHEKIASNRLDDWVGETFKSLSVLGDEDARKQAYAQHLIDNQKEYKNTLEAQKTNEQKAAERKKNSFLKVQIPADGQEVFKVGEFYFDFVSEETGISIGKMSRDLQLNIKGKTKNTKKAKNAKILDDYPGDGTVSFTIPAIGIHHNGEVKGQFYFEDGKTNAPLFLNARSKGFEYGLAFNGSVTFTSGWVLLKGEMTKSYHNKAYSIFVAKKMDVSGLNWSHYRFSSMEESASAKTEEVRWLSLRNPSFLKLPGALFGFKNLQELTIFNKDANYSNTKLPLHEIQEAIGKLSQLKRLSISGAALEHLPESIGQLTELEQLNISNCQLNTIPQSIFELPKLKYLWLSSNKLKRVPENIDLPALQNISLNNNKLTSLPEALAKQPQLKQIKLNNNPLKILPDAFNIIKEIDLAIEDKLCLLDFGYKGADGKGLVPWKDNVFWAQNDANLLSEIQMVLKEKKLEEHATGLQSIVKKAIGFSHEAAEDYSKVGNHRFGGMPDLPENMPYPRFGKNWREGKEDYVYEFIGQINCEAIAHLQDYLPRTGSLFFFLETMHHIYARDNNPGKVIYVKNNKALASGKRFQFTEDDYFEMFDQAYAPYKVKPDKINSAPSFYASYVNKHHFLGEAKKLMDNEQLLDSLYDSFERPINDKNNFQYAVNAYGFTQHEAPELQASLSKKGNPEDWVILLTVTSAGDMQWGDAGDLFFVIHKSDLAKQDFTNVFVTLESS from the coding sequence ATGAAAACAATTACAACAAATGCTTTTAGTGTGGCCCTGCCAAATGGTTTTCAAGTTCTTGAGCAGACTAAAATAGGGCTTAGAGCAGAAAATAGTCATAAAAATTGCAAGATCCAGCACCTACATTTGGAAGTAAGGCTTTTTAAGTTGGAAGATTTACAATCTGATTCCTACAAAGGCAGTACGCTCCAAAAAAAATGGGAAGATTGGTGCCTATCACGTCATTACAAGTCTGAGCTTTTAAGCTTCGAGGAAACGCCATTTAAAGGCTTTAAAACCTATATCGTCCATGCGCATACCGATGCCCCTTGGAACAACATCCATTTTAAGCTCCAATATTTTCAAGTCGCTGTGTTTTTAGACGACACCTTCTTTTTAGAATTTAAAACCGTTCACGAAAAAATAGCTTCCAATAGATTAGATGATTGGGTGGGAGAAACCTTTAAATCCCTCTCTGTTTTAGGCGATGAAGATGCTAGGAAACAGGCCTATGCACAGCATCTAATAGACAATCAAAAGGAATATAAAAATACACTTGAAGCGCAAAAAACTAACGAGCAAAAAGCTGCAGAGCGTAAAAAAAATAGCTTTTTAAAAGTTCAAATTCCCGCAGATGGTCAAGAGGTTTTTAAAGTGGGGGAATTTTATTTTGATTTCGTTTCAGAAGAAACTGGTATTAGTATTGGTAAAATGTCTAGAGATTTACAGCTCAACATCAAAGGAAAAACTAAAAACACCAAAAAGGCTAAGAACGCAAAAATTTTAGATGATTATCCCGGTGATGGAACAGTTAGCTTTACTATTCCCGCAATAGGTATTCACCATAACGGAGAAGTTAAGGGACAATTTTATTTCGAAGACGGAAAAACCAATGCGCCATTGTTTTTAAATGCCAGAAGTAAAGGTTTTGAATACGGTTTGGCTTTTAATGGTTCGGTTACCTTTACTAGCGGCTGGGTTTTACTTAAGGGGGAGATGACTAAAAGTTACCATAATAAAGCTTATTCTATTTTCGTAGCAAAAAAAATGGATGTTTCTGGTTTAAATTGGTCCCATTATAGGTTTAGCTCAATGGAAGAATCGGCATCCGCCAAGACTGAAGAGGTACGTTGGCTTTCTTTGCGTAACCCTAGTTTTTTAAAACTTCCAGGGGCTCTGTTTGGGTTTAAAAACTTACAAGAACTCACCATTTTTAATAAAGACGCTAATTATAGTAATACTAAACTCCCTCTACACGAAATCCAGGAAGCCATTGGTAAACTCTCACAATTAAAACGCCTTAGTATTAGTGGTGCTGCCTTAGAACATCTTCCTGAAAGTATTGGCCAACTTACCGAGTTGGAACAGTTAAATATAAGTAACTGTCAGTTAAACACTATACCACAAAGCATTTTTGAGTTGCCTAAATTAAAATATCTTTGGTTGTCTTCTAATAAATTAAAACGTGTTCCAGAAAATATTGATTTGCCTGCCTTGCAAAATATTTCTTTAAATAATAACAAATTAACGAGCTTGCCCGAAGCTCTGGCTAAGCAACCTCAATTAAAACAAATAAAACTAAACAACAATCCTCTAAAAATCTTGCCTGATGCCTTTAACATAATCAAGGAGATCGATTTGGCTATTGAAGATAAGTTGTGCTTACTTGATTTTGGTTACAAAGGAGCGGACGGAAAGGGCTTGGTACCATGGAAAGATAACGTCTTTTGGGCACAAAACGATGCCAATTTACTATCTGAAATCCAGATGGTTCTCAAAGAAAAGAAACTGGAAGAACATGCAACGGGATTACAATCCATTGTTAAGAAAGCCATTGGTTTTAGTCATGAAGCAGCAGAAGATTATAGCAAGGTGGGTAATCACCGTTTTGGTGGCATGCCAGATTTACCCGAGAACATGCCTTATCCTCGATTTGGAAAGAACTGGCGTGAAGGTAAGGAGGATTATGTTTATGAATTTATAGGGCAAATCAATTGTGAGGCCATTGCCCATTTGCAAGACTATTTGCCACGAACGGGTAGTTTATTTTTCTTTTTAGAGACCATGCACCATATTTACGCACGAGACAATAATCCTGGGAAAGTTATTTATGTAAAAAATAATAAGGCCTTGGCTTCCGGCAAACGTTTTCAATTTACCGAAGACGATTATTTTGAAATGTTTGATCAGGCTTACGCTCCTTATAAAGTAAAACCTGATAAAATAAATAGTGCGCCTTCCTTTTATGCAAGTTATGTAAATAAGCACCATTTTTTGGGTGAAGCGAAAAAACTAATGGACAATGAACAACTTCTGGATAGTCTATACGATAGCTTTGAGCGCCCTATTAACGATAAAAACAACTTTCAGTATGCCGTAAACGCATACGGGTTTACCCAGCATGAAGCCCCAGAATTACAAGCATCCTTATCCAAAAAAGGAAATCCCGAAGATTGGGTAATATTACTAACGGTAACTTCGGCAGGCGATATGCAATGGGGAGATGCGGGCGATTTGTTCTTTGTTATCCATAAAAGTGATTTGGCAAAACAAGATTTTACAAATGTGTTCGTAACATTGGAGAGCAGTTAA
- a CDS encoding universal stress protein: MKNILLPTDFSENSWNAIRYALSFFEKQPCNFYVLHVSALNYNMASDVPHLTTQDAIDDFFIKPAKRKLRGVLERISTEVPSNKNHKFFTLTDYNFFIESIRTHVDQYKIDFIVMGTKGASGLKKIIIGSNTGDVITKVKCTTLAIPENATFKEPDEIAFLTDFSISYDIEVLHPLTEILEQQKAALKILHIKKNSADLDNTQNKNKGLLEDYFNHLDYDFHFVTSKKIEDALQCFVESRHIDMVCMVAKNLNYFQQIFYHNKVEAISYHTEIPFLVVHEKN, from the coding sequence ATGAAAAATATATTACTTCCAACCGATTTTTCCGAAAACTCATGGAATGCCATAAGGTATGCTTTGAGCTTTTTCGAAAAACAGCCATGTAATTTTTATGTTTTGCATGTTAGCGCGTTAAATTACAATATGGCTAGCGATGTGCCACATTTAACTACGCAAGATGCTATAGACGATTTTTTTATAAAGCCTGCAAAGCGAAAACTTAGAGGTGTTTTAGAACGTATTTCTACAGAGGTTCCCAGCAATAAAAATCATAAGTTCTTCACGCTTACCGATTATAATTTTTTTATCGAATCTATAAGAACCCATGTCGACCAATATAAAATAGATTTTATAGTCATGGGAACAAAAGGGGCTTCTGGATTAAAAAAGATTATTATAGGGAGCAATACTGGCGATGTTATAACAAAAGTAAAGTGTACTACTTTAGCAATTCCAGAGAATGCCACTTTTAAAGAGCCCGACGAAATCGCTTTTTTAACCGATTTTTCTATTTCGTATGATATCGAGGTACTCCACCCACTAACCGAAATTTTAGAACAACAAAAAGCTGCATTAAAAATTCTTCATATCAAGAAAAATAGTGCAGACTTAGACAACACTCAAAATAAAAATAAAGGATTGTTAGAAGATTATTTTAATCACTTAGATTATGATTTTCATTTTGTAACGAGCAAGAAAATTGAGGATGCCTTGCAATGCTTTGTCGAAAGTAGGCATATTGATATGGTATGCATGGTGGCAAAAAATTTAAATTATTTTCAGCAAATCTTTTATCACAATAAAGTTGAAGCCATAAGTTATCACACAGAAATACCGTTTTTAGTTGTACACGAAAAAAATTAA
- a CDS encoding response regulator, with protein MKTVLLIEDDVVLRENTAELLELSNYKVITASNGKSGVEKAKKHVPDIIVCDIMMPELDGYSVLKILSNNESTKVIPFIFLSAKTEREDLRKGMNLGADDYITKPFTEEELISAIESRLAKVAILKDVEQTKEEQTDSNEGAIKTLNDLKVFFENHGDEFHFKDNDIIYREGDRANFIYLILSGAVKCYQINELGKELTTALYKEDDLFGYNSLINNIPHKETATAIGNTQLMGISIADFEAILNKNHKVVIELAELLARKLTTVKGELLQMAYNSVYQRTAATILKFAEKINRKPEDAISISRNDLASVAGIAPETLIRTLTLLKKEGIISTEGRNIKVTNMEKLKSIN; from the coding sequence ATGAAAACAGTTTTACTAATAGAAGACGATGTGGTTTTACGCGAAAATACGGCAGAGCTTCTAGAATTATCAAACTACAAGGTAATAACGGCTTCAAATGGTAAGTCTGGAGTCGAGAAAGCCAAAAAACATGTTCCAGATATTATTGTTTGCGATATTATGATGCCAGAATTAGATGGCTATTCCGTACTTAAAATTTTATCTAACAATGAAAGCACAAAGGTTATTCCTTTTATTTTTTTATCAGCGAAAACAGAGCGAGAAGATTTAAGAAAAGGGATGAATTTAGGAGCAGACGACTATATTACTAAACCATTTACAGAAGAAGAGCTGATAAGCGCCATAGAGAGCCGCTTAGCAAAAGTTGCTATTTTAAAGGATGTCGAGCAAACTAAAGAGGAGCAAACAGATAGCAATGAAGGAGCAATAAAAACCTTAAATGATTTAAAAGTTTTTTTTGAAAACCATGGCGACGAATTTCATTTTAAAGACAACGATATTATTTATCGAGAAGGAGATCGCGCTAACTTTATTTATTTAATACTAAGCGGAGCCGTTAAATGTTACCAAATAAACGAACTAGGGAAGGAACTAACAACGGCCTTATATAAAGAAGATGATTTATTTGGGTACAACTCTTTAATTAATAACATCCCACACAAAGAAACCGCAACGGCTATAGGCAATACCCAGCTTATGGGGATTTCAATCGCAGATTTTGAAGCCATACTTAATAAAAACCATAAAGTGGTAATTGAGCTTGCAGAATTATTAGCCCGCAAGCTCACTACGGTTAAAGGTGAGTTATTGCAAATGGCCTACAATTCGGTATATCAAAGAACAGCAGCAACTATTTTAAAATTTGCCGAAAAAATTAATCGAAAACCCGAAGACGCGATAAGTATTTCTCGAAACGATTTAGCTAGTGTTGCTGGTATTGCTCCAGAAACACTTATTAGAACTTTAACACTATTAAAAAAAGAAGGTATTATAAGTACAGAAGGTCGAAATATTAAAGTTACAAATATGGAAAAACTAAAAAGCATTAACTAA